The stretch of DNA ACTTATTTAGTAAACGAAACCATAACAACAGCAGATGGATGTAACTCTTGTCTCTGCACAACACGTGGTGCTCTTTGTACAAAGGTTGCATGCAATAATGATGGTTTTGGTAAGTTTATGGAAAAAAATGAAGCATGTTACTAGTATTTAAAATCTATGTTTTGTTATGTAAATTACTTTTTCTTTTTACTGAAAACGTAAGATTTTCTGTGCAATTGTCTACAAGCAACCAATTTCAATAGTCTGTGACCACCTTGTTGGTTTCGTTGTTGAATCCATGAatagacatttaaaataaaggTAATGAGAATTCACAGTAAACCACGGATCAATTTAACATctgaaataatatattttgacATCTTAATAAGGATAAAATATAATCTGTgaacaagtgaatatttcaataCCCTTTTATTTTCCCCCAGCTAAACCAAGTGATGTCCCACTCTACGGAGACTGTAATGACAATGGAAGATGGTACAAGTTCAAAGCATTGTGGGAGGCTGATGACGGATGTAACACTTGCACATGTGTTGGTATTGGCAATTATCAAGGGCCTTTTATTTGTACACAAGGACTGTGTACCAACAAAGAATCTGCAGTTGTTGGTAAGaaatagaataataaaataaaaaaaaccaaccgaAAACGTATTGTTGTCTTTTATCTGTTTATATTTTCTTGAGTTCTCGTATTCAACTAACAGCTATGTCTACATATCTTAGCTAGCTTTCTTTAATAGTGACAATTTTGACCGTTCCATTTTCTTCTTAAGCTTATAATGGACATTCTGTTATAGCTGTTCTATATATGATGTTTTTTTACGTCTTTTACACAACATGGACATGGCTTAGATATGAATGCAGAGACGCCCATCATCAATGTGTACTTGTACCAAGATCGGCTAACTGGACAATGTGGTGTACGATGTCTGTGTTTGTATGCCATTTTGTCGGATGAGTTTGTAGTATTTTGGTTTGGTAGTGCGTATTTTTATACAGTTCAATATTTGTAGTTTTCCGGATGTTCGTTTCATGTACATACATAGTCAGTTATCATAGCTCCtattaactatataaaaacaCTATACGAGACatgtttttcctttttgtttGAAGGGTTGGTTAATGATTCTcattataaatcatatatatatgtataaaaatactTGAATGGCAGCAAAACATAATTTTAAGGCTTATtactaaaaattcaaaacagcaaaaatattacaaatagaATTTTCTCTCTCTCAGTTCATCTCCGTTCAGTTTTCCAAATGAATTCGCATGtttttgtagatagatgtttttgtgttctgttaaattgttccttttaaaattgttacacgatgatgactgcggtacccatattttgactattttatttattatgtctgtttaacACATGACATATGTCTGtttaacacatgacatgggtaaaatctctttgttcttactgtgcaataatctggataatgcacagcaaaggtgtgcattaactacctctgATAttctgcacagttcaaatctatttttacctttaggggcggttccTAGATTTTGAAAGGGGCGTGattctataaaatttaaaaaattatcaccgagtgtagcgagactaaaaacaATATTGACGACTCTAATGCTAAAACATTATACTTTGTCCAATCCAAGGGTGAACGACTTACCATCACCCCCACCCCAGAATCCGACATCTATCCTAAAATTACGACAAATTAGAACTTTGTACAAACATCttagtttcaaaataggaaaaaagaaaAGTTTTCTCATTACTTTCTTTCATCTAAGTTgggacataaaatatttcatcatatttagTGTACAACGTAAATCTTAATCAGTATTTTCAAGTCATGCAGAAAGATAGTTGAAACAATTTTAGGTAATTTCTCCAAAAAAGACATGTATCTAAGAATATCCGAATTACAGAAATTTTTATCTGATTTGGATTAGTCTTAGACTCAATGGAATTTATAACGAATTTTTGAATATCTATTCCTATAAAGTGACTATTTCTGAATCGAATTTAATGAGGATCGGCCGGATCATATTTAATGAATgcctattatttatttttaatttacaagattgatcgtttatataaatatacagtgttaatttccattgtttaacccaagcgtacattttagataaataaattgaatgaaaactacggttcctaatttgtgcattggaattaaaaattcgatatgtatcattactttcttttgtttacaactctgtcttgtattgttctggtcgtactatttcaaatatttaatttcatgactgtatcatgtgtttccataagtttaccatagtactatcatatggttgggttaaaaattaatggtaaaccctagtttttagtgttttaatgtcttatcttaccgttttaatttattgacataactgtACGGCTCGATTCTCAATTATATgtggtaagataatcgttgcaaagaatcctgctcaaactttagtGAAAGACGGGTTTAACTTTGCATTGTTGCGAGAGTAtatattctttgttgaaggcaattgtagtgacctgcaatacaagtaccattcaattgagtttagttatatgtcttgtgtttctgtctcagCCCtaggtttttctatattttgcatgtgtagtgcatcatgacataagacattgttacgtgaACCATGATGAGCTTTCGTGCAAGACTGCtgtgtgtatttttttacatGGAACATTTGATCAGACTTTGACTTTTTCACTCCTGACCTACATGTATGCACGTTGGGTGTGTCATCATGTTGTATTGTGTTCCTCGGGATATTTCCTTCAccacaaaatataattttcaatttaccttgcttctgaatatgtggcatgtagatgtattgtcataagatgatgagtctattggcacgagaaacttcatgtgagcttgacctttgcccttaaggtaaaacttgtattttttgtttgaattaaatggagaaATAACTATatgattggcactcgtaccacatcttcttagatatattagatatatagatatattgttagttttgtgtaccacgaTGACCCTTTTCTCAAAATCCGCTTTGTGTGTTTttttgaccagactatgactttttgactcttgacctttgtatattggatgtgtctcttggtatgattaccttgacgtgaagtcaggagtctctggtttttgttagtcttgtatgtttttaactGTAAGTTTAAGGGCCACCTGAAACCCTCCTCTGggcgagggattttctcgctttgttgaagatataaaaaaaagaagatgtggtatgattgccaatgagacaactatccacaaaagaccaaaatgatacagacattgacaactataggtcaccgtacggccttcaaaaatgagcaaagcccataccgcatagtcagctattaggacccattagtggcctttgactgctttctgctcttttgacatggttgctgtctcttttacacattccacatttccattctcaatttttaagaatgtttggttCAGATGAAACGAAATCCTGTAATTTCCGTGAATATCAAGTAAGAAGATTTACCGATTCAGTAGCATCGTGTGCTACCAGTagtgatagataatgcaaaatgtttcaatcattttaccttagatttcatttcttggacatgtaggtatggatagtctgcttttacatcatacaaattcacacagaaggtatacgcatatcaataaactgaactcaatgctaAGAACCTATAAAGTACACtcagacagagagctcaatctagtgaaacactttgttaagttggtcacatttaacttgaaatatcactgtctgttaccaaactgcaccgagatctgaaaaaaaatgtgcaagttAAGTCTATTTAAAGAAGAATCTaatggaagtaaataagctgattactgaaataaatgtagaatatgtctattaaccacagatgcccctgcttttaaaaaaaatgagtaaacttccacatatagatgcaggattcgcgtaatttttaccattttgtgatcataagcattgtgaataagtttcaaaacatttggttgagacaaataaaagttaaagaacggaaacaatAGATTTAGCAGTTTTCCTAACTCAAGGCTTcgggttgacatttgtatcattggtgCTCGTATCACAACTTTTTACATCTAAAAACTCATGAACAGTGACGCCATCGGGACCCAATATCGAACTTAATAGATCTGTGTTATGAGGTAATGTGAATCGCGTATAAGGTTcctaacatttgattgagtcagaCTTATTTAAGAGAAAGGAAACGAAAGAGTCAGCACTTCTTATGTAtttaaagggacatgataactcttgaacggtaaaagtgacacttaaaaatttaaaatttgattttgtgttgaggTGGGGATCCCGCTTACTTTTTCAACCCCGCCTGGTATGTATGTGCCtggtaagtcaggagcctgtaattcaat from Mytilus galloprovincialis chromosome 2, xbMytGall1.hap1.1, whole genome shotgun sequence encodes:
- the LOC143064940 gene encoding uncharacterized protein LOC143064940, encoding MEFTMAPSKSCFHILIVLVLTYYGNAYTQSAPSVGQVCTDGCHVCFVNEYHEIVKLPIKKTGICDTTGKTLNNDDFVCMYGYNFRPKTYLVNETITTADGCNSCLCTTRGALCTKVACNNDGFAKPSDVPLYGDCNDNGRWYKFKALWEADDGCNTCTCVGIGNYQGPFICTQGLCTNKESAVVGKK